In Helianthus annuus cultivar XRQ/B chromosome 9, HanXRQr2.0-SUNRISE, whole genome shotgun sequence, the following are encoded in one genomic region:
- the LOC110880151 gene encoding protein IQ-DOMAIN 14, whose amino-acid sequence MGKATRWFKGLLGMKDKENVNNLNNSGDRKDKKRWSFGKPLKETQPPAEAAWLRSYMSETENEQNKHAIAVAAATAAAADAAVAAAQAAVAVVRLTNQRRMAPYGGGRETLAAVKIQKVFRSHLARKALRALKGLVKLQALVRGFLVRKRAAATLHSMQALIRAQAAIRSERARRSFTKDNRYEPSEFRHRKSIGKIDIERNEFHSKRLSAYESNCYEESPKIVEIDTYRPQSRSRRINTCASDSGEDSHSHSHSHYINTMPSPLHCQNPACLSIPEFNNHQDFEWGYVGDDYKYSNTAQSTPRFINSNKLNGQVTPAKSVCGDSFFRPYSNHPSYMAGTQSSKAKLRSHSAPKQRPDPGPKKRLSLNEIVASRYSLSGLKMQKTCSQVQEAFDL is encoded by the exons ATGGGAAAGGCTACAAGGTGGTTTAAAGGGCTGTTGGGTATGAAAGATAAAGAAAATGTCAACAATTTGAACAACTCCGGTGACCGGAAAGATAAGAAAAGATGGAGCTTCGGAAAGCCCTTGAAGGAAACTCAGCCGCCGGCTGAGGCTGCTTGGTTGAGATCTTACATGTCCGAGACAGAAAACGAACAAAACAAGCATGCAATTGCTGTCGCCGCCGCCACTGCCGCCGCCGCTGATGCCGCGGTCGCTGCCGCACAAGCGGCTGTCGCCGTTGTGCGCCTCACAAACCAACGTAGAATGGCGCCGTATGGCGGCGGCCGAGAGACATTGGCCGCGGTCAAGATTCAAAAAGTCTTTAGATCCCATTTG GCTAGAAAGGCTTTAAGAGCTTTAAAAGGGCTAGTGAAATTACAAGCTCTAGTGAGGGGATTTTTGGTGAGAAAAAGAGCAGCTGCCACTCTTCATAGTATGCAAGCTCTCATTAGAGCTCAAGCCGCCATCAGATCCGAACGGGCTCGTCGTTCGTTCACGAAAGACAACCGTTACGAGCCGTCGGAGTTTCGGCATCGAAAATCAATT GGGAAGATTGACattgagagaaatgaattccatAGCAAGAGACTCTCGGCTTATGAATCGAATTGCTACGAAGAGAGCCCGAAAATAGTTGAAATCGACACCTATAGGCCGCAATCTAGATCCCGACGCATAAACACATGTGCATCTGATTCCGGGGAGGATTCACATTCGCATTCGCATTCACATTACATCAACACCATGCCATCCCCCCTTCATTGCCAAAACCCTGCGTGCCTTTCAATTCCCGAATTCAACAATCATCAAGATTTCGAGTGGGGATACGTGGGCGATGATTACAAGTACTCAAACACGGCTCAAAGCACTCCTCGTTTCATCAATTCAAACAAGTTAAACGGGCAAGTGACCCCGGCTAAAAGTGTGTGTGGGGATAGCTTTTTCAGGCCGTATTCAAACCACCCGAGTTACATGGCGGGCACACAGTCGTCTAAAGCGAAACTGAGGTCACATAGTGCACCTAAACAAAGGCCCGACCCGGGGCCCAAGAAGAGGTTGTCACTTAATGAAATTGTGGCATCAAGATATAGTTTAAGTGGTTTGAAGATGCAAAAGACTTGTTCTCAAGTTCAAGAAGCTTTTGATTTGTAA